In Vibrio celticus, one genomic interval encodes:
- the yjjX gene encoding inosine/xanthosine triphosphatase: MKSVIIASLNPAKINAVKSAFLSAFPDTEFDFKGISVPSGVAEQPMSNDETYQGAVNRVHNATQAQPGADFYVGLEAGIEINVTFAWMVIEANGQRGESRSASLMLPPAVLEKLEHANELGDVMDEVFGTDNIKQKGGAIGLLTHNQLSRSSVYHQALILALIPFVNPEHFPI, encoded by the coding sequence ATGAAATCTGTAATCATCGCATCGCTGAACCCAGCTAAAATTAACGCCGTTAAAAGTGCGTTCTTATCTGCTTTTCCTGATACTGAATTTGATTTCAAAGGCATCAGCGTCCCTAGTGGTGTCGCCGAACAACCGATGAGCAATGATGAAACCTATCAAGGTGCCGTGAATCGTGTTCACAACGCAACTCAAGCTCAGCCCGGTGCAGACTTCTATGTTGGTCTAGAAGCGGGAATAGAAATAAACGTCACCTTTGCTTGGATGGTGATCGAAGCGAATGGTCAACGTGGAGAGTCTCGTTCAGCAAGCCTGATGCTGCCACCAGCCGTGCTTGAGAAACTAGAGCATGCAAACGAGTTAGGGGATGTGATGGATGAAGTGTTTGGTACCGACAATATCAAACAGAAAGGTGGTGCCATTGGCCTACTGACACATAACCAACTGTCGCGCAGTTCTGTCTACCACCAAGCTTTAATTTTAGCGCTGATCCCATTTGTGAATCCTGAGCACTTTCCTATTTAG
- the trpR gene encoding trp operon repressor has protein sequence MASQPEYDNWQQLMDLVKTAVEKDQHELLLTMMMTPDERDALVARINIFCELMKGDMSQRQVSQMLGVGVATITRGSNELKAKSEQEKAVIADLLLK, from the coding sequence ATGGCATCACAACCTGAATATGATAATTGGCAACAACTGATGGACTTGGTAAAGACGGCTGTCGAAAAAGATCAGCACGAGCTGTTGTTGACCATGATGATGACACCAGACGAGCGAGATGCTCTGGTTGCTCGAATTAATATCTTCTGTGAGCTGATGAAAGGCGATATGTCTCAACGACAGGTGAGTCAAATGCTGGGCGTAGGCGTAGCGACGATCACCAGAGGCTCAAATGAGCTAAAGGCCAAATCTGAACAAGAGAAAGCCGTGATCGCCGACCTATTGCTAAAGTAA
- a CDS encoding transglycosylase SLT domain-containing protein, which yields MFFRIGNTKIAVAASAILSSFSQAPMAMASNASELEMQRDVYDRAQEVLDNRDLKAYSALRNKIQTYPLTPYTDYRAFLIGLGDRTPAEVDAFIEENRALPFSNRMRAPYLDSLASQKQWKTILEFQTKEPVGEKYQCIYYRAHYEQGNKELAFKGAKQLWLSGSGVDDACDPLFKSWDHAGLRTDELILDRMLLAFEGRNGKLMSYLIKQLDHDESIDQAKQMKALYNKPENVLAFAKKHPANEFYQAQTEFGFEKLARKSASSAQEIFDDVVKAQKLSKEKSQELADYLTFRLINTDSEELMAWRDKMLASSSKQVLLERRARLAIQHADWTGLKEWIARLDDKHQASLRWQYWQGRAEIATGDTDKGNKRLSDILGQRNFYSVAAAKQLGKPVEYPTSTLKYNAETVKPFGTSLVRIGELIDRDKIAAAKSEWRWLLTNADKEQKAMLAAHAATQRWNHFTVTASISAKMWDNIALRFPVAHKWWFNFYAEKHDLDPITLMSLARQESAMDSEARSPVGARGIMQIMPKTAQYTANKHKIRYQGSDDLYDVGKNIEIGSHYLDGLLAQYDDNRIFAFAAYNAGPSRVKQWRSRSDEKLDAFAFIEMIPFKETRGYVQNILMFETYYRDILGEKGTFLAPHEAKTKY from the coding sequence ATGTTTTTCCGCATTGGTAATACGAAAATTGCTGTGGCTGCATCAGCAATTTTGTCTTCATTTTCACAGGCTCCGATGGCTATGGCTAGCAACGCCTCTGAGCTTGAAATGCAGCGTGATGTTTATGATAGAGCGCAAGAGGTTTTAGACAACCGTGATCTAAAAGCTTACTCCGCGCTGCGCAACAAAATTCAAACATACCCTTTAACACCTTACACCGATTATCGAGCCTTTCTGATTGGCTTAGGTGATCGCACACCTGCTGAGGTGGATGCTTTCATTGAAGAGAATAGGGCACTGCCATTTTCTAATCGAATGCGCGCACCTTACCTGGATTCATTGGCTTCTCAAAAACAGTGGAAGACCATCCTTGAATTTCAAACTAAAGAGCCTGTCGGTGAAAAATATCAATGCATCTATTATCGAGCGCATTACGAGCAAGGTAACAAAGAGCTCGCCTTTAAAGGGGCGAAACAGCTTTGGTTGAGTGGTAGTGGTGTTGACGACGCTTGTGACCCTCTATTTAAAAGCTGGGATCATGCAGGGTTAAGAACCGATGAGCTGATTCTGGATAGAATGCTGTTAGCGTTCGAGGGTCGTAACGGTAAGTTAATGAGCTATCTGATTAAGCAATTGGATCATGATGAGTCAATTGATCAAGCGAAGCAGATGAAGGCGTTGTACAACAAGCCTGAAAATGTACTCGCGTTTGCTAAGAAACACCCAGCGAATGAATTCTACCAAGCTCAAACCGAGTTTGGTTTTGAGAAACTGGCAAGGAAGTCAGCAAGCAGCGCTCAAGAGATTTTTGATGATGTTGTGAAAGCTCAAAAGTTATCGAAAGAAAAATCTCAAGAGTTAGCGGATTACCTCACGTTCCGTTTGATCAATACTGATTCTGAAGAGCTAATGGCGTGGCGAGACAAAATGCTCGCGAGCTCATCAAAGCAAGTTCTGCTTGAGCGACGTGCTCGTTTAGCGATTCAGCATGCCGATTGGACTGGCTTGAAAGAGTGGATTGCACGCTTAGATGATAAACATCAAGCTTCGCTTCGTTGGCAATATTGGCAGGGCAGAGCTGAAATCGCGACGGGCGATACTGACAAAGGCAATAAGCGACTGTCAGATATCTTGGGTCAGCGTAATTTCTACAGTGTGGCTGCGGCTAAGCAGTTAGGTAAGCCTGTCGAATACCCAACATCGACACTTAAATACAATGCTGAAACAGTGAAGCCATTCGGCACCTCTTTGGTGCGTATTGGTGAGCTAATTGACCGAGATAAAATTGCGGCAGCGAAGAGTGAGTGGCGTTGGTTATTAACTAATGCAGATAAAGAGCAAAAAGCGATGCTTGCCGCTCATGCTGCGACACAGCGATGGAATCACTTTACCGTAACAGCGAGTATCTCTGCGAAGATGTGGGATAACATTGCGCTGCGCTTCCCTGTTGCTCATAAGTGGTGGTTTAACTTCTACGCTGAAAAGCACGATCTCGACCCGATCACCTTGATGTCTTTAGCAAGACAAGAGAGTGCGATGGACTCAGAAGCTCGCTCTCCTGTTGGCGCGCGAGGCATCATGCAAATTATGCCAAAGACGGCGCAATACACGGCGAACAAACATAAGATTAGGTATCAGGGCAGCGATGACCTTTATGATGTCGGCAAGAACATTGAGATTGGCAGTCACTACTTAGATGGTTTACTCGCTCAATATGATGACAACCGTATCTTTGCGTTTGCGGCTTATAATGCTGGACCTAGCCGTGTCAAACAGTGGCGTTCACGTAGCGATGAAAAACTTGATGCCTTCGCTTTTATTGAGATGATTCCATTCAAAGAGACTCGCGGTTACGTTCAGAATATCTTGATGTTTGAGACCTATTATCGAGATATCTTGGGTGAGAAAGGGACGTTTTTAGCGCCCCATGAGGCAAAAACGAAATACTAA
- the ettA gene encoding energy-dependent translational throttle protein EttA, which yields MAEYVYTMSRVSKTVPPKRQILKDISLSFFPGAKIGVLGLNGSGKSTLLRIMAGIDTDIDGEARAQQGLKVGYLPQEPVLDESKTVREIVEEAVSDVADALKRIDAVYAAYAEPDADFDALAKEQGELEALIQAKDGHNLETALERAADALRLPEWDAKIEFLSGGERRRVAICRLLLEKPDMLLLDEPTNHLDAESVAWLEHFLVDYSGTVVAITHDRYFLDNAAGWILELDRGEGIPWEGNYTSWLEQKDERLKQEKAGESARQKTIEKELEWVRQNPKGRQAKSKARMARFEELTTGQYQKRNETNELFIPPGERLGDKVLEVNNLTKSFGDRVLIDDLSFSMPKGAIVGIVGANGAGKSTLFKMLSGAEQPDSGTVELGETVKLASVDQFRDSMDDTKTVFQEISEGADIIKINNFEIPARAYCSRFNFKGNDQQKIIGELSGGERNRVHLAKLLKAGGNVLLLDEPTNDLDVETLRALEEALLEFPGCAMVISHDRWFLDRIATHILDYRDEGQVNFYEGNYTEYTEWLKQTLGAQAAEPHRIKYKRIAK from the coding sequence ATGGCTGAATACGTATATACCATGTCTCGGGTGAGCAAAACTGTTCCACCTAAGCGTCAAATTCTTAAAGACATTTCTCTTAGCTTTTTTCCTGGCGCTAAAATCGGTGTTTTGGGTCTAAATGGTTCAGGTAAATCTACCCTACTACGTATCATGGCTGGTATTGATACTGATATTGATGGTGAAGCTCGTGCACAGCAAGGCCTTAAAGTAGGTTACCTACCGCAAGAACCTGTACTAGACGAATCAAAAACCGTTCGTGAGATCGTAGAAGAAGCGGTTTCTGACGTTGCTGACGCACTTAAGCGTATCGATGCGGTTTACGCAGCTTACGCAGAGCCAGACGCAGATTTCGATGCACTTGCAAAAGAGCAAGGCGAACTAGAAGCGCTGATTCAAGCAAAAGACGGCCACAACCTAGAAACAGCTCTAGAGCGTGCTGCTGACGCACTTCGTCTTCCTGAGTGGGATGCGAAAATTGAATTCCTATCAGGTGGTGAGCGTCGTCGTGTTGCTATCTGTCGTCTACTTCTTGAAAAGCCAGACATGCTGCTTCTTGATGAACCAACCAACCACTTGGATGCCGAATCAGTAGCATGGCTTGAGCACTTCCTAGTCGATTACAGCGGTACTGTTGTGGCGATTACCCACGACCGTTACTTCCTAGACAACGCTGCAGGCTGGATTCTAGAGCTTGACCGTGGTGAAGGTATCCCATGGGAAGGTAACTACACGTCTTGGCTAGAGCAAAAAGACGAGCGTCTTAAGCAAGAAAAAGCGGGCGAAAGCGCACGTCAAAAGACAATCGAAAAAGAACTTGAATGGGTTCGTCAAAACCCTAAAGGCCGTCAAGCTAAGTCTAAAGCTCGTATGGCTCGTTTTGAAGAATTGACGACTGGCCAATACCAGAAGCGTAACGAAACCAACGAACTGTTCATCCCGCCAGGTGAGCGTCTAGGTGACAAAGTTCTTGAAGTGAACAACCTAACTAAATCGTTTGGTGATCGCGTTCTTATCGACGACCTATCGTTCAGCATGCCTAAGGGCGCTATCGTCGGTATCGTTGGTGCCAACGGTGCAGGTAAATCAACACTATTCAAGATGCTAAGCGGCGCAGAACAGCCAGATTCAGGTACAGTTGAACTAGGCGAAACCGTTAAACTTGCTTCTGTTGATCAGTTCCGTGACAGCATGGACGACACTAAGACAGTATTCCAAGAGATCTCTGAAGGCGCTGATATCATTAAGATCAACAACTTCGAAATCCCTGCGCGTGCTTACTGTTCTCGTTTCAACTTTAAAGGCAACGACCAACAGAAGATCATCGGTGAGCTTTCTGGTGGTGAACGTAACCGTGTTCACTTAGCGAAGCTGCTAAAAGCGGGCGGTAACGTACTGCTACTCGATGAGCCTACCAACGACCTTGACGTTGAAACGCTACGTGCTCTTGAAGAAGCACTGCTTGAATTCCCTGGCTGTGCAATGGTTATCTCGCATGACCGTTGGTTCCTTGACCGTATTGCGACCCATATCTTAGACTACCGTGATGAAGGTCAAGTTAACTTCTACGAAGGTAATTATACTGAGTACACTGAGTGGCTTAAGCAGACTCTAGGCGCACAAGCGGCAGAACCGCACCGTATCAAGTACAAGCGTATCGCTAAGTAA
- a CDS encoding PilZ domain-containing protein encodes MVERRQFSRVIYQVPTEISQGHVNVSGSVQDLSLHGLLIQCNESKQLSHDVPVQVSFKLENSDINIQLEATIVSTINTSMRLRIEHLDIDSISHLKRLVELNVGDDELLYREIEHLTDLGSE; translated from the coding sequence ATGGTTGAAAGACGTCAATTTTCACGAGTTATTTATCAAGTTCCGACTGAGATCTCACAAGGACACGTAAATGTATCAGGCTCAGTGCAAGACTTATCACTCCATGGTTTACTCATTCAATGCAATGAATCAAAACAACTTAGCCATGATGTCCCTGTTCAAGTGAGCTTTAAACTCGAAAACAGTGATATCAATATTCAGTTAGAAGCAACGATAGTCTCTACCATCAATACCTCAATGCGTTTACGCATAGAGCATTTAGATATTGATAGTATCAGCCACCTTAAGCGCCTTGTGGAGCTTAATGTTGGCGACGATGAACTGCTTTATAGAGAGATTGAACACCTTACCGATTTAGGTAGTGAGTGA
- a CDS encoding M23 family metallopeptidase, with the protein MSKKLSITIPSSQGEQTFYFGRKAVLICTTAIFSVPLLIGGAAYMHFESKQELALQAGDAQQLIETLIVEKEQTEFLYAEQVETNHSLSQTLTEKEGTIQLLGKRVFDVESVLGLADEELLTDDISLEDRIDAAAVDSAVRATMFRLIPNDSPMAYQRISSSYGSRTNPISGKRHVHTGIDLTCKRGEDIVAPADGVIETVRPSKKGFGNFITMRHSFGFMSSYAHLQKFKVRSGQFVSKGDVIASCGNSGNSTGPHLHYEVRFLGRSLNPQYLMDWTPENFNYVFEKEKKVKWGPLVQLIDNVVRLQINLTNVPYISSTIDTVSSEESKKPITTN; encoded by the coding sequence ATGTCTAAAAAACTATCCATTACTATTCCCTCCAGTCAGGGGGAACAGACGTTTTACTTCGGCCGTAAGGCTGTACTCATTTGCACTACTGCCATTTTTTCAGTACCGCTATTAATTGGCGGAGCGGCGTACATGCACTTCGAGAGTAAACAAGAACTCGCGCTACAAGCGGGTGATGCCCAACAGTTGATTGAAACGCTGATTGTTGAAAAAGAACAAACTGAGTTTCTTTATGCTGAGCAAGTAGAAACCAACCATTCGCTATCGCAAACACTGACCGAGAAAGAAGGCACGATTCAGCTACTTGGTAAGCGTGTATTCGATGTGGAATCAGTACTGGGTCTTGCTGATGAAGAACTGCTTACCGATGATATTTCTTTAGAAGATCGCATTGATGCGGCTGCAGTCGATTCAGCAGTAAGAGCCACGATGTTCCGTTTGATTCCAAACGACAGTCCGATGGCTTATCAACGTATCTCTTCTTCTTATGGTAGCCGCACTAACCCTATTTCAGGCAAACGCCATGTACATACTGGTATCGATCTAACGTGTAAGCGTGGTGAAGATATTGTGGCGCCTGCAGATGGAGTCATTGAAACGGTACGCCCAAGTAAAAAAGGCTTCGGCAACTTTATTACTATGCGTCACTCGTTTGGTTTCATGAGTTCTTATGCGCACCTACAGAAGTTCAAGGTACGTAGCGGTCAGTTTGTGAGTAAAGGTGATGTGATTGCGAGCTGTGGTAACTCAGGTAACTCAACCGGCCCACACTTGCATTATGAAGTACGCTTCCTTGGTCGTTCATTGAACCCTCAATACTTGATGGATTGGACACCGGAAAACTTCAACTACGTGTTCGAGAAAGAGAAAAAGGTTAAGTGGGGCCCACTGGTTCAACTGATTGATAATGTGGTTCGCTTGCAGATCAACCTGACTAACGTGCCTTACATTAGCTCGACCATCGACACCGTATCGAGTGAAGAGAGTAAGAAGCCTATTACGACTAACTAG
- the tyrA gene encoding bifunctional chorismate mutase/prephenate dehydrogenase: MAVELNELRDQIDAVDKQMLDLLAQRLALVEKVGEVKSEHGLPIYVPEREAAMLASRRQEAEKIGVPPQLIEDILRRTMRESYASEKDSGFKCLNPELRSVVIVGGNGQLGGLFGRMFKLSGYEVKILGSQDWDKADEILDNAGLVVVTVPIHLTEGVIAKLGNLPSDCILCDLTSIKSKPLQAMMNMHQGPVVGLHPMFGPDVPSLAKQVIVYNDGRGAESYQWLLNQFGIWGASLCQMDAAEHDHGMTLIQALRHFTSFAYGLHLSKENPNIDQLLKLSSPIYRLEIAMVGRLFAQDPNLYGDIILSSDENIEMIRRFHSCFGEALEILDGKDKAKFVESFNQVSDWFGDYSQQFLQESQSLLKQAHDSIHRG, translated from the coding sequence ATGGCCGTTGAACTGAACGAATTACGCGACCAAATCGATGCTGTCGATAAACAAATGTTGGATTTACTGGCTCAACGCCTTGCTCTAGTAGAGAAAGTAGGCGAAGTAAAAAGTGAACATGGTTTACCTATTTATGTACCAGAACGTGAAGCTGCGATGCTGGCATCTCGTCGTCAAGAAGCCGAGAAAATAGGGGTTCCACCACAGTTAATCGAAGATATTTTGCGTCGTACTATGCGTGAGTCTTATGCCAGTGAGAAAGATTCTGGTTTTAAGTGTCTTAACCCAGAATTACGTTCGGTAGTTATCGTTGGTGGTAATGGTCAACTTGGTGGCTTGTTTGGTCGTATGTTCAAACTGTCTGGCTACGAAGTAAAAATCCTTGGCAGCCAAGATTGGGATAAGGCCGACGAAATCTTAGATAATGCTGGGCTTGTGGTTGTTACGGTTCCAATTCACCTAACAGAAGGTGTGATTGCGAAACTAGGTAATCTACCAAGCGATTGTATTTTATGTGATTTGACGTCAATTAAATCTAAACCTCTACAAGCAATGATGAACATGCACCAAGGCCCAGTGGTTGGATTGCACCCAATGTTTGGTCCTGATGTTCCAAGCCTTGCTAAGCAGGTGATTGTGTACAATGATGGTCGTGGTGCTGAAAGCTACCAATGGTTACTGAATCAATTTGGTATTTGGGGCGCGAGCCTTTGCCAGATGGATGCAGCTGAACACGATCACGGCATGACATTGATTCAAGCACTTCGTCACTTCACCTCTTTTGCTTACGGCTTGCACCTGAGTAAAGAGAACCCGAATATCGATCAGCTTCTGAAGCTAAGCTCACCAATCTACCGACTTGAGATTGCGATGGTTGGTCGTCTGTTTGCTCAAGACCCGAATTTGTACGGTGATATCATTCTGTCTTCGGATGAGAATATAGAGATGATTCGACGCTTCCATAGCTGTTTCGGAGAAGCGTTAGAAATTCTAGATGGCAAAGATAAGGCTAAGTTTGTTGAGAGCTTCAACCAAGTGAGTGATTGGTTTGGTGACTACTCACAACAATTCTTGCAAGAGAGCCAAAGTCTTCTAAAACAAGCACATGACTCGATTCATCGTGGTTAA
- a CDS encoding 3-deoxy-7-phosphoheptulonate synthase, with protein MQKSELSNVNIIDEQVLITPEELKAKLPLSDNARRFIQESRQTIANIIHKKDHRMLVVCGPCSIHDIEAAKEYAKRLKALSEQLSDQLYIVMRVYFEKPRTTVGWKGLINDPHLDGTFDIEHGLHVGRELLVELAEMEIPLATEALDPISPQYLADTFSWAAIGARTTESQTHREMASGLSMPIGFKNGTDGNLGTAINAMQAASSSHRFMGISREGQVALLTTQGNPNGHVILRGGKQTNYDSVSVHECEQELGKSGLEAALMVDCSHANSRKDFRRQPLVAEDVIHQIREGNKSIIGLMIESHINEGNQSSDIPLNEMKYGVSITDACINWDSTEALLKHAHTELVPFLENRLKG; from the coding sequence ATGCAGAAAAGTGAATTAAGCAATGTCAATATCATCGACGAACAGGTACTGATTACTCCTGAAGAGTTAAAAGCAAAACTGCCTTTGAGTGATAATGCTCGTCGTTTCATTCAAGAGTCTCGTCAAACTATCGCAAACATCATTCATAAGAAAGATCATCGCATGCTTGTTGTATGTGGCCCATGTTCTATCCATGACATTGAAGCTGCGAAAGAGTACGCGAAACGCCTAAAAGCCTTATCTGAGCAACTTAGCGACCAACTGTATATTGTTATGCGTGTTTACTTTGAGAAACCTCGTACCACTGTGGGTTGGAAAGGTTTGATCAATGACCCGCATCTAGACGGCACTTTCGATATTGAGCATGGTCTGCATGTTGGCCGTGAGCTACTTGTTGAACTCGCTGAGATGGAAATTCCATTGGCGACAGAAGCGCTAGATCCAATTAGCCCGCAATACCTAGCAGATACCTTCAGCTGGGCGGCGATTGGCGCACGTACTACTGAATCTCAAACTCACCGTGAGATGGCAAGTGGTCTTTCAATGCCAATCGGTTTTAAAAACGGTACCGATGGCAACCTAGGCACTGCAATCAATGCAATGCAGGCGGCTTCTTCTAGCCACCGTTTCATGGGTATCAGCCGCGAAGGCCAAGTTGCACTATTAACTACGCAAGGTAACCCAAATGGTCACGTGATTTTACGTGGCGGTAAGCAGACGAACTACGATTCAGTATCGGTACACGAATGTGAGCAAGAGCTGGGTAAATCTGGCTTAGAGGCAGCGCTAATGGTCGACTGTAGCCACGCTAACTCTCGCAAAGATTTCCGCCGCCAACCTTTAGTTGCAGAAGATGTGATTCACCAAATTCGTGAAGGCAATAAATCGATTATCGGCCTGATGATTGAAAGCCATATTAACGAAGGAAACCAATCTTCGGATATACCTCTCAATGAGATGAAATACGGCGTTTCTATTACCGACGCGTGTATCAATTGGGATTCAACTGAGGCACTATTGAAACATGCACATACGGAATTAGTCCCGTTCTTAGAGAACCGCTTGAAAGGTTAG
- the nagZ gene encoding beta-N-acetylhexosaminidase — protein MGPLWVDVAGYELTAEDREILEHPTVGGLILFARNYHDSKQLSALNKEIRKVAKRPILIGVDQEGGRVQRFRDGFSIIPAAQEFATKNNGEQLAEQAGWLMAAELIAHDIDLSFAPVLDKGHDCKAIGSRAFGEDVDTIVRHSSAFIKGMKSVGMATTGKHFPGHGGVIADSHLETPYDPRDDIFETDMAIFKAQIEAGILDAMMPAHVVFSHYDDQPASGSQYWLQKVLKQQLGFKGLVFSDDLTMEGAAIMGGPADRAKAALNAGCDMVLMCNKRDAQIEALDHLAIQEVPLANSLLKKHSFDLSTLHSDARWKETSETIKRMLGSE, from the coding sequence ATGGGACCGTTGTGGGTTGATGTTGCAGGCTACGAGCTGACAGCTGAAGACAGAGAAATTTTAGAGCACCCAACTGTTGGTGGTCTCATCTTGTTTGCTCGAAACTACCACGATAGCAAACAGCTATCGGCGTTAAACAAAGAGATCCGCAAGGTAGCGAAACGTCCTATTTTGATTGGTGTCGATCAAGAAGGTGGCAGAGTTCAGCGCTTCCGCGATGGCTTTTCAATTATCCCAGCTGCTCAAGAATTCGCGACCAAGAATAATGGCGAACAGCTAGCAGAACAAGCGGGTTGGTTGATGGCGGCAGAATTGATTGCCCATGATATCGATCTGAGCTTTGCACCTGTATTAGATAAAGGTCACGATTGTAAAGCGATTGGTAGCCGAGCGTTTGGTGAAGATGTTGATACCATTGTTCGTCATAGCAGCGCGTTCATCAAAGGCATGAAGTCGGTTGGCATGGCGACAACAGGAAAGCACTTCCCTGGACACGGTGGTGTAATTGCTGACTCTCACTTAGAGACGCCATATGACCCTAGAGACGACATCTTTGAAACCGACATGGCAATCTTCAAGGCTCAAATTGAAGCGGGAATCTTGGATGCCATGATGCCTGCGCACGTGGTTTTCTCTCACTATGATGATCAACCAGCGAGCGGTTCACAGTATTGGCTACAGAAAGTATTGAAGCAGCAGCTTGGTTTTAAAGGTTTAGTGTTCTCTGACGATTTAACGATGGAAGGCGCTGCCATAATGGGCGGACCAGCCGACAGAGCGAAAGCGGCTTTGAATGCAGGTTGTGACATGGTGTTGATGTGTAATAAACGAGATGCACAAATTGAAGCTCTGGATCACTTAGCGATTCAAGAGGTGCCTTTAGCCAACTCATTGCTTAAAAAACACAGCTTTGATTTGTCGACACTTCACTCGGATGCTAGGTGGAAAGAGACCTCGGAGACGATTAAGCGAATGCTAGGCAGTGAGTGA
- a CDS encoding anhydro-N-acetylmuramic acid kinase, giving the protein MDHKELYIGVMSGTSMDGVDTALVSIEDTRITLLAHDEFPMPDDLKARLLEVCIGQKTDLIAIGELDHQLGHLFADAVLQLLDKSDTPASSVTAIGNHGQTVFHQPTGESPFTIQLGDANIIAAKTQIQTVADFRRKDMALGGQGAPLVPAFHHTIFHPQDSSVVVLNIGGISNISVLRPNQPTLGYDTGPGNMLMDAWVDKHTGEKFDRDAQFSLKGQLNQALLEQLLNESYLSQMPPKSTGRELFNLPWLEQQLTEFKDLAVEDVQRTLCEYTALTIANEVETYRLGNQPALYVCGGGTRNPLLMKRLSELLPSWDVDSTTSKGVDADYMEAMAFAWLAQRHIHQLPSNLPEVTGASRAASLGVLYRAD; this is encoded by the coding sequence ATGGATCATAAAGAACTGTATATCGGTGTGATGTCAGGGACGAGCATGGACGGCGTTGATACAGCCTTAGTGTCGATTGAAGATACGCGCATCACATTGCTTGCTCATGATGAGTTTCCAATGCCCGATGACCTCAAAGCACGTCTGCTTGAAGTTTGTATTGGTCAGAAAACCGATTTGATTGCCATTGGAGAACTCGACCACCAGCTTGGCCATCTATTTGCTGATGCGGTTCTGCAACTTCTCGACAAGTCAGACACACCTGCATCTTCTGTGACTGCGATTGGTAATCATGGCCAAACGGTGTTTCATCAGCCAACAGGCGAATCTCCATTTACCATACAGCTGGGTGATGCCAACATCATTGCCGCTAAAACACAGATTCAAACCGTCGCTGATTTTAGACGTAAAGACATGGCATTAGGCGGACAAGGTGCGCCATTAGTCCCAGCCTTCCACCATACGATTTTCCACCCGCAAGACAGCTCGGTTGTGGTGTTGAATATTGGTGGTATCTCGAATATTTCAGTGCTGCGCCCTAATCAGCCAACGCTTGGTTATGATACAGGTCCGGGCAATATGTTGATGGACGCTTGGGTTGATAAACACACGGGTGAGAAGTTTGACCGTGATGCGCAATTTTCGCTTAAAGGTCAACTCAATCAAGCTTTACTCGAACAGTTGTTAAATGAGTCTTATCTATCTCAAATGCCACCGAAAAGTACCGGTAGAGAACTATTCAACCTACCTTGGCTAGAGCAACAATTAACAGAATTTAAAGATCTTGCAGTAGAAGATGTTCAGCGCACGCTTTGTGAATACACCGCATTGACGATAGCCAATGAAGTGGAGACTTATCGCTTGGGTAACCAGCCTGCACTGTATGTGTGTGGCGGTGGGACACGAAATCCATTGTTGATGAAGAGACTGTCTGAACTGCTTCCAAGTTGGGATGTGGATTCAACCACCAGTAAAGGCGTGGATGCCGATTACATGGAAGCGATGGCTTTTGCGTGGCTTGCTCAACGTCATATTCACCAACTGCCAAGCAATTTACCAGAAGTGACTGGCGCAAGCAGAGCAGCCTCTCTAGGCGTTCTCTATCGTGCTGACTAA